The genomic interval CGGAGCGGCGGCGGGTGCATCGCCCCTCGCGCTGCTGTACGCGTCCAGGCTCGCGGGCCTGATCGGCTGGCTGCTGCTCGCGTGGCTTGCGATCCGGCGGTTCCCATCGCAACGATTCGCTCTCGCCGCCATCGCAATCCTTCCGACGAGTCTCTTCTTCAGCAGCTTTGTCAACGCCGACGCCATCACGATGGGTGTCGCCTTCCTCTTCGTCGCCGAGTTATTCCGCACGTTCACGTCGCACGATGCAGGGCTGATGGACAGCGGAGGGAGGGAGGGAGGGAGGGAGGGAGGGAGACCAGTATCACTACGCGAAATCGTGAGACTCTCCTTCCTCGCCGTCGCCGTCGCTTCTACCAAGGGAGCTTACGCCCCGCTCGCGCTCCTCGCGCTGGCGATCCCCACGTCCCGCTTCGGATCACGGAAGCGCCGCTGGATCTCGGTCTCGGCGATCGTCCTCCCCTCGATGGTGGCCGGGCTGGGATGGATGTGGCTGGTGAAGACGTCGTTCTTCGCCGGGGCCCGATATCGGACGTGGGGAGGAGACGCTTTCCCCGACGGGCAGACGACGTTCGTCCTCCAGCATCCGCTCGCCTTCGCGAAGGTCCTCCTGGACACGGTCCTCACGACCCCGTTCATCCCCCGCGCCGCCGTCGGAGCGATCGCGGAGATGGGCCACATGAGCATCCACCTCCCCGTCGCCGCCTACCTCGTGCTCGGTCTGCTGCTGATCGGCGCATTCGCCCTCGACCCGACCAAACCCCGTACTCCGTACTCGTGGCGCGTCCAGGCGTGGTGCGTCGCGGTCTTCTCCGCGTGCTTCACGCTGACGATGGCGCTGCTCTACATCCAGTGGACGGGATACCAGGCACCGATCATCCGTGGGTTCCAGGGACGGTACCTCCTCCCGATCCTCCCGCTCCTCTTCCCGCTCGTGAGACCCCTCAGATGGGCGACCGTGGGTCGCGCGCGGGCGTGCCTCGTCCTCCTCGGCCTGATCGGACTTCCTCTTGCGCTGTGGGAGCTGGTGACCCAGTCCTTCGGTTGAGGACCGACGTCAGGGAGTCTTGCCGCTCGCGGCGCCGGCCTGGGTGGCCCAGGCGCTGAGATCGGCGGCGGCCGGCGAGTTCGGCGCGAGGTCGAGCGCCTTCCGGAGGTGCGGGAGGGCCGCGGCGCCGTCGTGGAAAGTGACCCACAGCAGGTGGCCGAGGCGCGCCTCGACCTCGGCGTTGTCGGGGCTCACCTGCTCGGCGCGCATGAGCGTGGAGAGGGCCTCCATCGGCTGATTGGTGTCGTGGTGGATACCGCCCACGGCGATGAGCGCCTCGGCGTTGTCGCCCTCGTCGTCGAGGACGTCGCGGAAGGCGGAGAGAGCCTCCGGGTACCGCTCGTGCCTCAGGAACAGCTCACCGAGGGCGAGGTTCAGCTTCACCCTCTCGGTGTCCGGGACGTTCTCGCCGTTCGCGAGCGCCAGCGCCTGGCGAAGCTCCTTCGAGGCGAGCGTCACCTCCCCCTTCTGCTCGAGGGCGTCCGCCGCGATCACGAATTCCGAGGGACGGTAGTAGCGGTAGCCGGGAGGCGGGGTGGAGGGGAGCGCGAAGGAGAGGGCCGTCGCCCCGCCGAGGACCGCCGCCGCCGCGCCCCAGCGCCGGGCCGCGAGCGCGCGCGCCCCTTCGGTGAGCGCGAGGCCGGCGAAGATCGCGAGCGGAATCACGAGCGGCTGGCGGTAACGCGAGACGACGTGGGCCAGAAGGAAGAGGGCGAGGACCGACGCGAGGTACAGGTACAGGAGCGACGACTCGCGCGCTCGCCGGGCGGCGAGGAGCATCCCGGCGAGCCCGAGCCCCCCGACGCAGCTGAACCTGAGCCCCCACGTGAGCACGGGCGAGTGGAGGGCGGCGTAGTAGAACGAGGGGTTGTCGGGGACCTCGTAGGCGTTCCAGAGGCCCGAGAGCTTCTCCCACTGCTTGAGGGCGAGGTCGCCGATCGCGCCGTGGTAGGCGCCGATCGTCGCGAGGATTGTCCCCAGGACCTTGTAGTCGCTCGCCTTGAGGATCTCCTCCGTGCCCTGGGGGATGACCGCACCGACGGGGCGGCTGTCGGGGGCGTTCCCCATCACGAAGGCGAGCGGGGCGCGGGTCGTCGAGGAGAGGATCGGTGCGCCGACGACGAGGTTGCGCGCCACGAGGGGGAGCAGCGCCGCGGCGAGCCCCGCCGCGATCCAGGCCGCCTCGCGCCCGCGCCCGGCCGGGGCTCCGGGGCGAATCCAGATCGCCCAGATGAAGGCGAGGGGAAGGAAGGTGATGACGGCGCTGTCGCAGAGATACGCGGCGCCGAGGAGAGCCCCCGCGAGGATGCATCTCCCCCGGGACTCCTTCACGGGGGTGGCCGAGAGGGCGAGGAGGGCCGCGGTGTTCAGCGTGATGACGAGCGTCCCGCGCAGCAGCTCCGAGTCGTACAGGATGAACGGGGCGTACCCCGCGACGAAGAGCGCCGCGACGATGCCGGCCGCGGGGCCGAAGAACCTGCGCGCGAGGAGGCCGACCAACAGGATGTTCACGGCGCCCAGAAGAGTCTGGAGGAAGCGCCACGCGTCCACCCCCCCGGTCCCGCGGATCGAGAGGGCGACGAGGTACGTGTAGAGCGGCGGCTGGTAGTACGTCGAGGGGCCGAGCCACCTCTCCCAGGTCTCAGCGTCGGCGACGTTGTCCTGCCACGTGAAATGAGGGCGCCACGCGTTTCGATCGAGCCAGTCTCCGGAGGCGACGTGATGGGCCCACGAGAGGTTGGCGTTCATGTCCGACGAGGCCCACGTGGCGTCGAAATCGTAGAAGGGGGTGCCGTGAATCGACGACAGGTGCCAGAGCCTGAGGGCGCCTCCCAGGGCGCAGACGGCGAGGAGGGTCGCGAGGAAGCGGCGGCCGGCCATCAGCCCCGTCGCCTTTCGGTTCCGAGGATCGAGAAGAAGAACGAGGCGAAGAAGGCCTGCGCGCCGATCACCATCATGGTGAGGCCGAGGATCGCCGGCCGCACGCGGATCTCGCCTCCGAACGAGAAGTCCTTCCGGAGCCACTCGACGAGGATCGACGATTCGATCGCCAGGCCGGCGAGAAAGGTCGCCGCGCCGGCCAGGAGGCCGCGCTCGAGGTTGAAGACCTTGAAGAGCCGTGGGAGCAGGGGGTCTTCCTCCTCGAGCCCCTCGACCAGCGCGTAGATGCGCGCGAAGAGGCCGATCGTGGTGACGTTCCACCCCAGCACCGCCATCAGCGATCCCAGGATCATGAAATGGTAGTCCACGAGGTGACCCGCCACGTGGATCGGCCCGGCCGCGAGGAGGGCGACCAGCGCCGCCCCGGCCGCGAAGAGGGTGAGCCCGGGGATCAGGAAGAGATGCGTGGGGCTCAGCATGAACATCATCTTGAGGTGGCGCCAGCCGTCGCGGAACGACCGGAGGTGCGGCCTTCCCGGGCGCCCCCCCCTGTGCAGCACGATGGGGATCTGCGCGATGCGGAGGCGCGCGCGCGCCGCGCGGATGAGCATCTCGGAGGCGAACTCCATCC from Acidobacteriota bacterium carries:
- a CDS encoding DUF2142 domain-containing protein — protein: GAAAGASPLALLYASRLAGLIGWLLLAWLAIRRFPSQRFALAAIAILPTSLFFSSFVNADAITMGVAFLFVAELFRTFTSHDAGLMDSGGREGGREGGRPVSLREIVRLSFLAVAVASTKGAYAPLALLALAIPTSRFGSRKRRWISVSAIVLPSMVAGLGWMWLVKTSFFAGARYRTWGGDAFPDGQTTFVLQHPLAFAKVLLDTVLTTPFIPRAAVGAIAEMGHMSIHLPVAAYLVLGLLLIGAFALDPTKPRTPYSWRVQAWCVAVFSACFTLTMALLYIQWTGYQAPIIRGFQGRYLLPILPLLFPLVRPLRWATVGRARACLVLLGLIGLPLALWELVTQSFG
- a CDS encoding glycosyltransferase family 39 protein, translated to MAGRRFLATLLAVCALGGALRLWHLSSIHGTPFYDFDATWASSDMNANLSWAHHVASGDWLDRNAWRPHFTWQDNVADAETWERWLGPSTYYQPPLYTYLVALSIRGTGGVDAWRFLQTLLGAVNILLVGLLARRFFGPAAGIVAALFVAGYAPFILYDSELLRGTLVITLNTAALLALSATPVKESRGRCILAGALLGAAYLCDSAVITFLPLAFIWAIWIRPGAPAGRGREAAWIAAGLAAALLPLVARNLVVGAPILSSTTRAPLAFVMGNAPDSRPVGAVIPQGTEEILKASDYKVLGTILATIGAYHGAIGDLALKQWEKLSGLWNAYEVPDNPSFYYAALHSPVLTWGLRFSCVGGLGLAGMLLAARRARESSLLYLYLASVLALFLLAHVVSRYRQPLVIPLAIFAGLALTEGARALAARRWGAAAAVLGGATALSFALPSTPPPGYRYYRPSEFVIAADALEQKGEVTLASKELRQALALANGENVPDTERVKLNLALGELFLRHERYPEALSAFRDVLDDEGDNAEALIAVGGIHHDTNQPMEALSTLMRAEQVSPDNAEVEARLGHLLWVTFHDGAAALPHLRKALDLAPNSPAAADLSAWATQAGAASGKTP
- a CDS encoding glycosyltransferase family 2 protein; this translates as MGAADPEISVVIPCLNERATIGVCVTKAMGAFNRLGMTGEVVVADNGSTDGSREVAAAAGARVILEERKGYGSALLAGFAQAKGRYLVMGDADDTYDFKDLEGFVRPLTAGSDLVMGDRLHGAVEPGAMPWHHRHVGVPILSFILNRLFGAKIRDAHCGMRSITREAYAKLKLRTTGMEFASEMLIRAARARLRIAQIPIVLHRGGRPGRPHLRSFRDGWRHLKMMFMLSPTHLFLIPGLTLFAAGAALVALLAAGPIHVAGHLVDYHFMILGSLMAVLGWNVTTIGLFARIYALVEGLEEEDPLLPRLFKVFNLERGLLAGAATFLAGLAIESSILVEWLRKDFSFGGEIRVRPAILGLTMMVIGAQAFFASFFFSILGTERRRG